GTCCCACTCAGTTTATCGCTGGTCTCTGCCTGACGCGTATCAGTTTCCAGCATCAGATCAACCACAAAGCGCGTCCCGATAATCTGTTCCTCACTGAAACATCCGTGATACGCAAAAAACTCCATTCCTTCAATTGCGATCTTTCCCATAACAACGATTTTTTTAATAATCCTTTTTATAATTAAGTGGGCACAAGTACAACCTGCAAACAAATTCCAAAAGTCAAAACAAAAAACTATTTACGATAACCGCTGCAGCGCCGTTTCAATTCGCTTCTGTACTTCCTCTTTCCCTAACATTTCAGCAATCTTCATCAGGTCGGGGCCAAAACTGCTGCCCACCAATACCAGCCGAAGCGTGTTCATCGCCACGCCCATGCCTATTCCACTAACCTCGAGATATTCTACAATGGCTACTTTTATAGCTTCAGATTTATAATCAGTAACGTCTGTTATTACTTGCTGCAGATCGCGTAAAAGGGCAGGGGTAGTTTCTTTCCATTGCTTCTTCACCACCTTTTCATCGTAAGTAGTGGGCGCTTCAAAAAAGAAATAGCTCTGGTCCCAAAGCTCATGAACGAAAGTGACACGCTCTTTTACCAGTTCAACTATCTGTTTAACAAAATCGAAATCAGCATGAACATCTTTTTGTTTCAAAAAGCCCTCAAAAAGCACAGCAATCTCTTCGTCGGTGCGTGCAACCAAATATTGATGGTTGAACCATTTGGCTTTAGCCGGATCAAATTTAGACCCCGATTTTCCTACTCGTTCCATCGAGAATTGCTGTACCAGCTCTTCCATCGTAAATATTTCCTGCTCGGTACCAGGATTCCAGCCCAGCAGTGCCAGCATATTTATAAAAGCATCATCAAAATATCCAGCTTCGCGGTAGCCACTCGAAATGTCGCCACTTGACGGGTCTTTCCATTGCAACGGAAAAACAGGGAAGCCAAGCCGATCGCCGTCGCGCTTACTCAGTTTGCCATTTCCATCAGGCTTGAGCAGCAACGGGAGGTGCGCAAACTGTGGCGGCTGCCATCCAAAAGCTTCGTACAACATTACGTGCAGCGGTGCCGAAGGCAGCCACTCTTCACCACGTATCACATGGCTTATTTCCATCAGATGGTCATCCACAATATTGGCCAGATGGTACGTGGGCATTCCATCGGATTTGAAAAGTACTTTGTCGTCGAGCTGCTCCGATTGCACCTCCACACGGCCACGAATCATATCTTCCACCACGATGGTACGGCCTTCAGGCATCTTAAATCGTATTACAAAATTCTCGTCTTCACTAAGCCGATTTTGCACTTCGTCAGCGGGAAGCGTCAATGAGTTTTTCATTGAGCTCCGTGTCGTGACATCGTATTGCTGGCTGCTGGCACCAGCGGCTTTCTGCCGTTCGCGTAAAGCGTCGATCTCTTCTGCTGTATCAAAAGCATAATATGCATTCCCTTCTTCCACCAGCCTGTCGGCATATTTGCGGTACAACTCCTTGCGGTCGCTTTGGCGGTAGGGGCAATAGTTGCCGCCAATGTCGGGACCTTCGTCG
This region of Bacteroidales bacterium genomic DNA includes:
- the gltX gene encoding glutamate--tRNA ligase encodes the protein MNEQKNVRVRFAPSPTGPLHIGGVRTALYNYLFARRHQGAFILRIEDTDQNRYVPGAEDYIIESLRWAGILYDEGPDIGGNYCPYRQSDRKELYRKYADRLVEEGNAYYAFDTAEEIDALRERQKAAGASSQQYDVTTRSSMKNSLTLPADEVQNRLSEDENFVIRFKMPEGRTIVVEDMIRGRVEVQSEQLDDKVLFKSDGMPTYHLANIVDDHLMEISHVIRGEEWLPSAPLHVMLYEAFGWQPPQFAHLPLLLKPDGNGKLSKRDGDRLGFPVFPLQWKDPSSGDISSGYREAGYFDDAFINMLALLGWNPGTEQEIFTMEELVQQFSMERVGKSGSKFDPAKAKWFNHQYLVARTDEEIAVLFEGFLKQKDVHADFDFVKQIVELVKERVTFVHELWDQSYFFFEAPTTYDEKVVKKQWKETTPALLRDLQQVITDVTDYKSEAIKVAIVEYLEVSGIGMGVAMNTLRLVLVGSSFGPDLMKIAEMLGKEEVQKRIETALQRLS